The following proteins come from a genomic window of Candidatus Cloacimonas sp.:
- a CDS encoding nitroreductase family protein → MNGIVFFKTKDLGRIRSFYASMLELPVWLDQDSCVIFRSGNQLLGFCEGESIENCGTITFFFNDREQVDAAYTKLKSIAKTAPGENPKYNIYHFWATDPEGRSLEFQCFERQLEPYLTLEESLKTRRSIRKYTAEPVSPELLNNVFELCRYSPTACNLQGYYYVVIKKREILEKIVALRGPSGKPLLAAPFAIAVAAKGDISHRKIQDACIAAYHLLLAAKAYGLGTCWVTDMDKEEIKNLLGIPPQDYIACLTPLGYPAEHFPLPDRHQVSDFVRYL, encoded by the coding sequence ATGAACGGAATTGTCTTCTTCAAAACCAAGGATTTGGGTCGGATAAGGTCTTTTTACGCTTCTATGCTGGAACTTCCTGTCTGGTTAGATCAGGATTCCTGTGTAATATTTAGATCCGGTAATCAATTGTTGGGTTTTTGTGAAGGTGAAAGCATTGAAAATTGCGGCACCATAACTTTCTTTTTTAATGACCGGGAACAGGTTGATGCCGCTTATACAAAGCTGAAAAGCATAGCTAAAACAGCTCCCGGGGAAAATCCAAAATATAACATCTATCATTTTTGGGCAACTGATCCTGAAGGCAGGTCTTTGGAATTTCAGTGTTTTGAACGGCAATTAGAGCCCTATCTAACGCTGGAAGAGAGCTTAAAAACACGCCGCAGCATCCGTAAATATACTGCGGAACCTGTTTCCCCTGAGCTTTTAAACAATGTCTTTGAGCTTTGTCGCTATTCTCCAACTGCCTGTAATTTACAGGGTTATTATTATGTTGTGATTAAAAAGCGGGAAATTTTGGAGAAAATTGTTGCCTTGAGAGGTCCTTCAGGAAAACCGCTATTAGCTGCTCCTTTTGCTATTGCCGTTGCTGCCAAAGGGGATATCTCACACCGGAAAATTCAGGATGCCTGTATTGCTGCCTACCATTTATTGCTGGCTGCCAAAGCTTATGGCTTGGGCACTTGCTGGGTTACCGATATGGATAAAGAGGAAATTAAGAATTTACTTGGTATTCCCCCTCAGGATTATATTGCCTGTTTAACTCCTCTTGGCTATCCTGCAGAGCATTTTCCCCTGCCGGATAGGCATCAGGTCAGCGATTTTGTGAGGTATTTATGA